Proteins from one Planctomyces sp. SH-PL62 genomic window:
- a CDS encoding beta strand repeat-containing protein, whose product MIPTTTRTAGPRMLWGMWGKAEGPGRRKRRLRGETLRSLEGLEGRTMLAASINIDPVGVLTYDTDGATAETLTISVVGNIYTFASTETINVVSNSPGLPVTNDGTTTVTVQGILGLQVDANGQSDRITVASTNVATGVTLQNSDAVVTLGSAATPTGLGTLTAAITVSETGVVTGNAVVLDDTGMAFSIPTAYVLTATTVSRAGFGGLTYSGVDELTLKGASAGFGGQNSYTVSGTADDVATRLDDSANQGLGTYNVGGTSAVKNATTSLRLDAGGGAGDDVFNVAAASSAVDLWAGGGPTSLNLTDAGSASGVTGAVTLHNGAGAPFAVTVDHSAGTAGGAWKLGVASALARLTGFSAGGSLAYDPAEIQALTLRNAAGTANSLEVDFGPTNPLPAGSTTYDGGWTSSSGAKSDLILLGDPEAAIAYEIHSPSGTGAGLLQFVDEDSAATSISYSGLSPHSLYDTVPATTYTFNYLGDPNDGVRISDGENSAATGNVQTLKIASDGAIPAFVDTHVANKTNVVVNQNLAPGDYSITVDYAIAAPVAGLSTLTMASGSGDDDADLLALPAGAATVLLQGGGDDTASLALVGASAAASTSLDGGAGTDSLVVDAGGLAVTAANFAAGPGGATTITGAPITGGPITYRRYESVVVTDVGPITPTVYSVPIHAVQGQRLVDALVGAFTAPATARASDFVATIAWGDGSTSAGVIVQDASTPSIFYVYGTHTFYQDAPALATAITVRSLGSTSTTSIGGVPVTIIAPAGSPVTTAGTASVDNAPINVVVRGFSGFENIPIASSPSIVVATFTDLGGVAPTDANPAGNYTATIYWGDGSSGVGGLTIVRNGTSNSFIVTAAPHTYDTPRSYVVTVVVRDAETSAVVGIGSGSASIADAPLTATASQPTNTSILEGYRFVDWVVGSFNDANPLARTDQFAVTIDWGDGSPTSSSRVIQPGGVGTTFYVIGSHTYADALAPGAHPATVGAGPVFGPVTQDGVFLVTMTVRDTFGSAANLYNELTVADRLLTVSGALDSASDTGASNSDGVTSDSTPTFSGRASEGNAVVYLYGSPGGAPFLIGSTTADATGAWSITPAAALADGDYLIQAQAYDARGHTISALTVIQAVVVDTVGPKVADLLFDNFRGQVIATFQDFGGASNAGVGLNLATVRDANNYRFSALLASHPNLRRWLVTSIDVTPGTTVGEQVATVRFNDGAGIRGGRYLFTARSVDPSNLSGVQDNAGNALDGEFYGTFPSGNNVNGGDFEARLDAIHHTIFPARTQVGTATPVTPPGRPATGRFLRLDGTLLPSARTAVRLASARATPGAARLARLERLGS is encoded by the coding sequence ATGATCCCGACGACGACGCGGACGGCCGGCCCTCGGATGCTGTGGGGGATGTGGGGCAAAGCCGAGGGACCAGGCCGTCGCAAGCGTCGTCTTCGCGGCGAGACGCTCAGGAGCCTCGAGGGCCTGGAAGGCCGCACGATGCTGGCGGCCTCGATCAACATCGATCCCGTCGGCGTCCTGACCTACGACACCGACGGGGCGACGGCGGAGACGCTGACGATCTCGGTCGTCGGGAACATCTACACGTTCGCCTCGACCGAGACGATCAACGTGGTCAGCAACTCCCCGGGGCTCCCCGTCACCAACGACGGCACGACGACGGTGACGGTCCAGGGGATCCTCGGGCTCCAGGTAGACGCGAACGGCCAATCCGACCGGATCACCGTGGCGAGCACCAACGTCGCGACGGGCGTCACGCTGCAAAACAGCGACGCCGTCGTCACCCTGGGCTCCGCGGCGACCCCCACCGGCCTCGGGACGTTGACCGCCGCGATCACGGTCTCCGAGACGGGGGTGGTGACGGGCAACGCCGTGGTGCTGGACGACACCGGCATGGCCTTCTCGATCCCCACCGCGTACGTCCTGACCGCCACGACCGTGTCGCGGGCCGGGTTCGGCGGCCTGACCTATTCGGGCGTCGACGAGCTGACGCTCAAGGGGGCCTCGGCGGGCTTCGGGGGGCAGAATTCCTACACGGTGAGCGGCACCGCCGACGACGTGGCGACCCGGCTCGACGACTCGGCGAACCAGGGCCTGGGGACCTACAACGTCGGCGGCACCTCGGCCGTCAAGAACGCGACGACCAGCCTGCGGCTCGACGCCGGCGGCGGCGCCGGCGACGACGTCTTCAACGTCGCGGCCGCCTCCTCGGCCGTGGACCTCTGGGCCGGCGGCGGCCCGACCAGCCTGAACCTGACCGACGCCGGCTCAGCCTCGGGCGTGACCGGGGCGGTCACGCTCCACAATGGCGCAGGAGCGCCGTTCGCCGTGACGGTCGACCACTCGGCCGGGACGGCCGGCGGTGCCTGGAAGCTGGGGGTCGCCTCGGCCCTCGCCCGGTTGACGGGCTTCAGCGCCGGCGGCTCGCTCGCCTACGACCCCGCCGAGATCCAGGCGCTGACGCTCCGCAACGCCGCGGGGACGGCCAACTCGCTGGAAGTCGATTTCGGCCCGACCAACCCCCTGCCCGCCGGCTCGACGACCTACGACGGCGGCTGGACCAGCTCGTCGGGGGCCAAGAGCGACCTCATCCTCCTCGGCGACCCCGAGGCGGCCATCGCCTATGAGATCCATTCGCCCTCGGGGACCGGCGCCGGCCTGCTCCAGTTCGTCGACGAGGACTCCGCCGCCACGTCGATCTCCTACTCCGGGCTCTCCCCGCACAGCCTCTATGACACGGTCCCGGCGACGACCTACACGTTCAATTACCTGGGCGACCCGAACGACGGCGTGAGGATCAGCGACGGCGAGAACTCGGCCGCGACGGGGAACGTGCAGACGCTCAAGATCGCGTCGGACGGGGCGATCCCCGCGTTCGTCGACACCCATGTCGCGAACAAGACGAACGTCGTGGTCAACCAGAACCTCGCCCCGGGCGACTACTCCATCACGGTGGATTACGCGATCGCCGCCCCCGTCGCCGGGCTCTCGACGCTGACGATGGCCTCGGGTTCCGGTGACGACGACGCCGACCTTCTCGCCCTCCCCGCCGGCGCCGCGACCGTCCTGCTGCAAGGCGGCGGCGACGACACGGCCTCTCTGGCCCTCGTCGGCGCGTCGGCCGCGGCCTCGACCTCGCTCGACGGCGGCGCGGGGACCGACTCCCTGGTCGTCGACGCCGGCGGCCTGGCCGTCACGGCGGCGAACTTCGCGGCCGGTCCCGGCGGCGCGACCACCATCACCGGCGCGCCCATCACCGGCGGACCCATCACGTATCGCCGCTATGAGAGCGTCGTCGTCACCGACGTCGGCCCGATCACGCCGACCGTCTACAGCGTCCCGATCCACGCGGTCCAGGGCCAGCGCCTGGTCGACGCGCTGGTCGGCGCCTTCACGGCCCCGGCGACCGCTCGGGCGTCCGACTTCGTCGCGACGATCGCCTGGGGCGACGGCTCGACGTCGGCCGGCGTGATCGTCCAGGACGCCTCGACCCCGTCGATCTTCTACGTCTACGGGACGCACACGTTCTATCAGGACGCCCCGGCCCTGGCGACCGCGATCACCGTCCGGTCGCTCGGCTCCACGAGCACGACGAGCATCGGCGGCGTGCCGGTGACGATCATCGCCCCGGCCGGCTCCCCGGTCACCACGGCGGGGACCGCCTCGGTCGACAACGCGCCCATCAACGTCGTCGTCCGCGGCTTCTCGGGCTTCGAGAACATCCCGATCGCCTCCTCGCCGTCGATCGTCGTGGCGACCTTCACCGACCTCGGGGGCGTCGCCCCGACCGACGCGAATCCGGCCGGGAACTACACCGCCACCATCTACTGGGGCGACGGCTCGTCGGGCGTCGGCGGCCTGACGATCGTCCGGAACGGGACGTCCAACAGCTTCATCGTGACGGCCGCCCCGCACACCTACGACACGCCGAGGAGCTACGTCGTCACCGTCGTGGTGAGGGACGCCGAGACGTCGGCCGTGGTGGGGATCGGCAGCGGCTCGGCGTCGATCGCCGACGCGCCGCTGACGGCGACGGCCTCGCAGCCGACGAACACGAGCATCCTGGAAGGCTATCGGTTCGTCGACTGGGTCGTCGGCTCGTTCAACGACGCCAACCCGCTGGCGAGGACCGACCAGTTCGCGGTCACCATCGACTGGGGCGACGGCTCGCCGACCTCGTCCAGCCGGGTGATCCAGCCGGGGGGCGTGGGGACGACGTTCTACGTCATCGGCAGCCACACCTACGCCGACGCGCTCGCCCCGGGGGCCCACCCCGCCACGGTCGGCGCCGGGCCGGTCTTCGGCCCCGTCACCCAGGACGGCGTCTTCCTCGTGACGATGACGGTCCGGGATACGTTCGGCTCGGCCGCCAACCTCTACAACGAGCTGACGGTCGCCGACCGGCTCCTGACGGTCTCCGGCGCGCTGGACTCGGCCTCGGACACCGGGGCCTCGAATTCCGACGGCGTGACCAGCGACTCCACGCCGACGTTCAGCGGGAGGGCCAGCGAGGGGAACGCGGTCGTCTACCTGTACGGCTCGCCCGGCGGCGCGCCGTTCCTGATCGGATCGACCACGGCCGACGCCACCGGCGCCTGGAGCATCACCCCGGCCGCGGCCCTGGCCGACGGCGACTACCTGATCCAGGCGCAGGCGTACGACGCCCGGGGGCACACCATCAGCGCCCTCACGGTCATCCAGGCGGTGGTCGTCGACACCGTCGGCCCCAAGGTCGCGGACCTGCTGTTCGACAACTTCCGCGGCCAGGTGATCGCCACGTTCCAGGACTTCGGCGGCGCGTCGAACGCCGGTGTGGGCCTGAACCTGGCGACCGTCCGGGACGCGAACAACTACCGGTTCTCCGCGCTGCTGGCGTCCCACCCGAATCTGCGGCGCTGGCTGGTCACGTCGATCGATGTGACGCCCGGCACGACCGTGGGCGAGCAGGTCGCCACGGTGCGGTTCAACGACGGCGCGGGCATCCGGGGGGGACGCTACCTGTTCACCGCCCGGTCGGTCGACCCGTCGAACCTGTCGGGCGTGCAGGACAACGCCGGCAACGCCCTGGACGGCGAGTTCTACGGCACCTTCCCGTCGGGCAACAACGTCAACGGCGGCGACTTCGAGGCGAGGCTCGACGCCATCCACCACACGATCTTCCCCGCCAGGACCCAGGTCGGGACGGCCACCCCGGTCACGCCTCCGGGCCGCCCGGCGACGGGCCGATTCCTCCGGCTCGACGGCACCCTGCTTCCCTCGGCCCGCACGGCGGTTAGACTGGCTTCGGCCCGCGCGACGCCGGGGGCGGCCCGCCTCGCCCGGCTCGAACGGCTCGGCTCCTGA
- a CDS encoding Ig-like domain-containing protein: MDYSGGGVTGVEVRGGSANDTFTFTGFGGPTTAEVYTIAGGPGTDALVVNSTLPAVDFATPGVLSFGAGEPTIAYSSIEQVTLNLSNTPPTGIPVTLSAVEARPFVQQTVARFTDAAPSSGVVYYASIDWGDGSSPSGGVIVPTGVTGTYEVVGAHTYAAAATYPVSVVVTRQGGGSSGTTVVGGVPITVNSGVAESTTVASTAVVRAAPLSAQGVPFTGRAASPLATSAGGVQVATFTDSGTDLGPSAYTALIYWGDGSAPTPATQITATGTSGATVYNVFGDHTYARPGNYTVTVLITKPPAAVTAPVVPQAPPGARAVAVSSASILPSALASVVGQLNPASDSGASSSDGITNVVQPTYSGMTDSPGATVAVVAVASNGSSILLGATQADDAGAWSVTSDVALADSVYTITIYAGDRFNPTIVLTNVLSQALTIDTIGPKIMGAAFQPSSGSVHLNYQDFGADANAGSGVNLATVQDPSNYAFAFISTTVRRYKPPARWLVGPIAVVPGTTTGIQAATVVINGGTPIRGGVYQILVRSRSENTPAGVQDLAGNALDGEFYSVFPSGNNVNGGDFTARLDSIHNRVFSPETTVGPGRPGPVRPGRPTPVRPVRPTPVRPVRPAPVRPAPVRPAPVRPVGR; encoded by the coding sequence GTGGACTACTCCGGCGGCGGCGTGACCGGCGTCGAGGTCCGCGGCGGCTCCGCGAACGACACGTTCACCTTCACCGGCTTCGGCGGCCCCACCACGGCCGAGGTCTACACCATCGCCGGCGGCCCCGGGACCGACGCCCTGGTCGTCAACTCCACGCTCCCGGCGGTGGACTTCGCCACGCCGGGCGTCCTCAGCTTCGGGGCGGGCGAGCCGACCATCGCCTATTCCAGCATCGAACAGGTCACGCTCAACCTCTCGAACACGCCCCCGACCGGCATCCCGGTCACGCTCTCCGCGGTCGAGGCCCGGCCCTTCGTCCAGCAGACGGTCGCCCGCTTCACCGACGCCGCGCCCAGCTCCGGGGTCGTCTACTACGCCTCGATCGACTGGGGCGACGGCTCCTCCCCGTCCGGCGGCGTGATCGTCCCCACGGGGGTCACCGGGACGTACGAAGTGGTGGGCGCGCACACCTACGCGGCGGCGGCCACCTACCCCGTGAGCGTCGTCGTCACCCGCCAGGGGGGCGGATCGAGCGGGACCACCGTCGTCGGCGGCGTGCCGATCACGGTCAACAGCGGCGTCGCCGAGAGCACCACGGTCGCCTCGACGGCCGTCGTCCGCGCCGCGCCTCTGTCCGCCCAGGGAGTCCCCTTCACGGGCCGCGCCGCGTCCCCGCTGGCGACGAGCGCCGGCGGCGTGCAAGTCGCCACGTTCACCGACTCGGGCACCGACCTCGGACCGTCGGCCTACACCGCGCTGATCTACTGGGGGGATGGCTCCGCCCCGACCCCGGCCACGCAGATCACCGCCACCGGGACCAGCGGCGCGACCGTGTACAACGTCTTCGGCGACCACACCTACGCGCGTCCGGGGAACTATACCGTCACCGTGTTGATCACCAAGCCGCCGGCCGCGGTGACCGCCCCGGTCGTCCCCCAGGCGCCCCCGGGCGCGCGGGCCGTGGCCGTGTCGAGCGCCTCGATCCTGCCGTCCGCGCTCGCCAGCGTCGTCGGCCAGCTCAACCCGGCCAGCGACTCCGGCGCCTCCAGCTCCGACGGGATCACCAACGTCGTCCAGCCGACCTACTCCGGCATGACCGACTCGCCCGGCGCCACCGTGGCCGTGGTCGCCGTCGCCTCCAACGGCTCCTCGATCCTCCTGGGAGCCACCCAGGCCGACGACGCGGGCGCGTGGAGCGTCACGTCGGACGTCGCCCTGGCCGACAGCGTCTACACCATCACCATCTACGCCGGCGACCGATTCAACCCGACCATCGTCCTCACCAACGTCCTCTCCCAGGCCCTGACGATCGACACGATCGGCCCCAAGATCATGGGCGCCGCCTTCCAGCCGTCGTCGGGCTCCGTCCACCTGAACTACCAGGACTTCGGCGCGGACGCCAACGCCGGGTCGGGCGTCAACCTGGCGACCGTGCAGGACCCGAGCAACTACGCCTTCGCGTTCATCTCGACGACCGTCCGCCGCTACAAGCCCCCCGCGCGCTGGCTCGTCGGGCCGATCGCCGTGGTGCCCGGGACCACCACCGGGATCCAGGCCGCGACCGTCGTCATCAACGGCGGCACGCCGATCCGGGGCGGGGTCTACCAGATCCTCGTCCGGTCGCGCTCCGAGAACACCCCGGCGGGCGTGCAAGACCTGGCCGGCAACGCCCTGGACGGCGAGTTCTACAGCGTCTTTCCGTCGGGCAACAACGTCAACGGCGGCGATTTCACGGCGCGGCTGGACTCGATCCACAACCGGGTCTTCTCGCCCGAGACGACCGTCGGCCCCGGGCGTCCCGGGCCCGTCCGTCCCGGCCGGCCCACGCCCGTGCGCCCCGTCCGCCCCACGCCGGTCCGTCCCGTCCGCCCCGCGCCCGTCCGACCCGCGCCGGTTCGTCCCGCGCCCGTCCGGCCTGTCGGTCGCTGA
- the xseB gene encoding exodeoxyribonuclease VII small subunit: MTDQPEVRFETALAELEEIVESLQRGEPELDAALEKYQKGVALLGHCYGLLERAERSVSVLTGLDEFGEPITTDFDPTATFDLARSAAATIVASVTVPVPPPAEAANPAEAPVAAKTVRRKRTVKAAAPEPEPAPEPEPTPQPEVGPEPEYDRFDPPF, translated from the coding sequence ATGACCGACCAACCCGAAGTCCGCTTCGAAACCGCCCTGGCCGAGCTGGAGGAGATCGTCGAGTCGCTCCAGCGCGGGGAGCCCGAGCTCGACGCCGCCCTTGAGAAATACCAGAAGGGCGTCGCCTTGCTGGGCCACTGCTACGGCCTTCTCGAACGCGCCGAGCGGTCCGTCTCCGTGTTGACCGGCCTCGACGAGTTCGGCGAACCCATCACGACCGACTTCGACCCCACCGCGACCTTCGACCTCGCCCGGTCCGCCGCCGCGACCATCGTCGCGTCCGTCACGGTCCCGGTCCCTCCCCCGGCCGAGGCCGCGAACCCGGCCGAAGCCCCCGTCGCCGCCAAGACCGTCCGCCGCAAGCGCACCGTCAAGGCCGCCGCCCCGGAGCCGGAACCCGCCCCGGAGCCCGAGCCGACCCCCCAGCCCGAAGTCGGCCCCGAGCCCGAATACGACCGCTTCGACCCGCCGTTCTGA
- the miaE gene encoding tRNA isopentenyl-2-thiomethyl-A-37 hydroxylase MiaE, giving the protein MSLVDSVEDLPLLSRTPDSWAERGLSEPLALLNDHAFLEKKAAANALDLLNRWPEPVPPDDWATTLASVAHDEAAHLSSVLRLLIRRGGRLERNHRNPYANALRALVRSGRGNEELVDRLLISALIEARSCERFLALARGAAGSDRELARFYNRLGASELGHYRVFLLLAGHVLPDDQVQARWRELLEAEAAILAVQTPGPRMHSGA; this is encoded by the coding sequence ATGAGCCTCGTCGACTCGGTCGAAGACCTGCCGCTCCTCTCCCGGACCCCCGATTCCTGGGCCGAGCGCGGCCTGAGCGAGCCGCTGGCGCTGTTGAACGACCATGCCTTCCTGGAGAAGAAGGCGGCGGCCAATGCGCTCGATCTCCTGAACCGTTGGCCCGAGCCGGTTCCCCCGGACGACTGGGCCACGACCCTGGCCTCGGTGGCCCACGACGAGGCGGCCCACCTCAGCTCGGTGCTTCGCTTGCTGATCCGTCGCGGCGGTCGGCTGGAGCGGAACCATCGCAACCCCTACGCCAACGCCCTGCGGGCGCTCGTGCGGAGCGGACGCGGCAACGAGGAACTGGTGGACCGGCTTTTGATCTCGGCCCTGATCGAGGCCCGGTCCTGCGAGCGGTTCCTGGCGCTGGCCCGGGGCGCGGCCGGGAGCGATCGCGAGCTGGCGCGGTTCTACAACCGCCTGGGCGCGTCGGAACTGGGCCACTACCGCGTCTTCCTGCTCCTCGCCGGTCACGTCCTGCCCGACGATCAGGTCCAGGCCCGATGGCGGGAGCTTCTGGAAGCCGAGGCGGCGATCCTGGCCGTTCAGACGCCGGGGCCGAGGATGCACAGCGGCGCGTGA
- a CDS encoding polyprenyl synthetase family protein has translation MTSCSDTLTASTLDDYLGRHRRRVEEALTGVLPGPAPGALGDCPERLASAMRYSLLGGGKRLRPVLCLMAAEACGASWEAAMPAALALELVHTYSLIHDDLPAMDDDDLRRGRPTCHKAYDEATAILAGDGLLTLAFELIVRGIEPSGPAAECVRILAEASGPSGMVGGQMADLEAEDRAGDGEDGSAAELEAIHRRKTGALLRAPLEMGAVIAQAPDAWREALARYGRAVGLAFQIVDDLLDVEGDEAKLGKRVGKDSGHGKWTYPRFLGVEGSRAKARQLAHEAVAALGPLETRGGRLRELALALLEREC, from the coding sequence ATGACAAGCTGTTCAGATACCTTGACCGCGTCGACGCTCGACGACTATCTCGGCCGGCACCGCCGCCGCGTGGAGGAGGCCCTGACGGGCGTACTTCCCGGTCCGGCCCCGGGCGCTCTCGGGGACTGTCCCGAGCGTCTGGCTTCGGCGATGCGCTACAGCCTGCTCGGTGGCGGCAAGCGTCTGCGTCCGGTCCTCTGCCTGATGGCGGCGGAGGCGTGCGGCGCGTCGTGGGAAGCGGCGATGCCGGCGGCGCTGGCGTTGGAGTTGGTGCACACCTACTCGCTGATCCACGACGACCTGCCGGCGATGGACGACGACGACCTGCGTCGAGGCCGGCCGACGTGCCACAAAGCCTACGACGAGGCGACGGCCATCCTGGCCGGGGACGGCCTGCTGACCCTGGCGTTCGAGCTGATCGTCCGGGGGATCGAGCCGTCGGGCCCGGCCGCGGAATGCGTGCGGATCCTGGCCGAGGCGTCGGGCCCGTCGGGGATGGTCGGGGGCCAGATGGCCGACCTGGAGGCCGAGGACCGCGCCGGCGACGGCGAGGACGGCTCGGCGGCCGAGCTGGAGGCGATCCACCGTCGCAAGACGGGCGCCCTGCTCCGGGCCCCGCTGGAGATGGGGGCCGTGATCGCCCAGGCGCCCGACGCCTGGCGAGAGGCCCTGGCCCGGTACGGCCGGGCGGTGGGCCTGGCGTTCCAGATCGTCGACGACCTGCTGGACGTCGAGGGGGACGAGGCCAAGCTGGGCAAGCGGGTCGGCAAGGACTCGGGCCACGGAAAATGGACGTATCCCCGATTCCTGGGGGTCGAGGGGAGTCGGGCCAAGGCCCGGCAGCTCGCCCATGAGGCGGTCGCCGCCCTGGGCCCGTTGGAAACGCGCGGCGGACGGCTCCGCGAGCTGGCGCTGGCTCTTTTGGAAAGGGAGTGTTGA
- the dxs gene encoding 1-deoxy-D-xylulose-5-phosphate synthase codes for MLSPDSILSRIGSPTDLKALNDKELDQLADEMRGELIGVVGRRAAHFASNLGVVELCLALHLTFDFATDRLIWDTGHQIYPHKLITGRAGELHTIRTRGGLMGYPNPAESPYDLFMTGHAGCAPSTALGLKLGDELMGRTDSHSVAVIGDGAFPSGIVFEALNHASGSQSKLLVILNDNKMSICPPVGGVANALDRARMSKTYHDWNKRLKSLVPTIPLVGETAERWVQQLKDAIKASLQHGMLFEELGFTYLGPIDGHDLKGLRTYLEKVKEMSGPILLHVLTNKGHGFEPAVKDPVKFHAPAPFRKGEGGYVPIKVSSSETYTDAFSAALFDACGRDSRVAVLTAAMCEGNKLQKVRESFPSQFFDVGICESHAVALAGGMAKAGARPVVDVYSTFLQRAYDQIFQEVSLQNLPVVFCLDRAGLVGADGPTHHGSYDLAYMRAFPNMVVMAPGDRRDISPMLDFALGHDAPVSIRYPRANLESVERDVQPIELGQAEVIEWESDGMIIACGSLLGASLQAAARLHARYGLHVGVINARFVKPLDRATIGKAIEEAGFVLTVEEGCLPGGFGSAVLEAANDAGLPTRHVRRLGLPDRFVLHAERDEQLAEVGLDVDGITAAALEMARAVGLEFTDLAAESESGSHPAPASIADGGAHPNANGSAVVAASPSQQ; via the coding sequence ATGCTCAGCCCTGATTCGATCCTGTCCCGGATCGGCTCCCCGACGGATCTCAAGGCGCTGAACGACAAGGAACTCGACCAGCTGGCCGACGAGATGCGCGGCGAGCTGATCGGCGTCGTGGGGCGGCGCGCGGCGCACTTCGCCAGCAACCTGGGCGTGGTGGAGCTCTGCCTGGCGCTCCACCTGACCTTCGACTTCGCCACCGACCGCCTGATCTGGGACACCGGCCACCAGATCTACCCCCACAAGCTGATCACCGGCCGGGCCGGCGAGCTCCATACGATCCGGACCAGGGGGGGCCTGATGGGCTACCCCAACCCGGCCGAGAGCCCGTACGACCTGTTCATGACCGGCCACGCCGGCTGCGCCCCCTCGACCGCGCTGGGGCTCAAGCTGGGCGACGAGCTGATGGGCCGGACCGACTCCCACTCGGTCGCCGTGATCGGCGACGGCGCCTTCCCCTCGGGGATCGTCTTCGAGGCGCTCAACCACGCGAGCGGCTCCCAGAGCAAGCTCCTGGTGATCCTCAACGACAACAAGATGTCGATCTGCCCGCCGGTGGGGGGGGTCGCCAACGCGCTCGACCGGGCGCGGATGTCGAAGACCTACCACGACTGGAACAAGCGGCTCAAGTCGCTCGTCCCCACGATCCCGCTGGTGGGCGAGACCGCCGAGCGCTGGGTCCAGCAACTCAAGGACGCCATCAAGGCCTCGCTCCAGCACGGCATGCTCTTCGAGGAGCTGGGGTTCACCTACCTCGGCCCGATCGACGGCCACGACCTGAAGGGGCTGCGGACCTACCTGGAGAAGGTCAAGGAGATGAGCGGGCCGATCCTGCTCCACGTCCTGACCAACAAGGGCCACGGCTTCGAGCCGGCCGTCAAGGACCCGGTGAAGTTCCACGCCCCCGCCCCCTTCCGCAAGGGCGAGGGGGGCTACGTCCCGATCAAGGTCTCCAGCAGCGAGACGTACACCGACGCCTTCAGCGCCGCGCTGTTCGACGCCTGCGGGCGGGACTCGCGGGTGGCCGTCCTGACCGCCGCCATGTGCGAGGGGAACAAGCTCCAGAAGGTCCGCGAGAGCTTCCCCAGCCAGTTCTTCGACGTCGGCATCTGCGAGAGCCACGCGGTGGCGCTGGCCGGCGGCATGGCCAAGGCGGGCGCCCGCCCGGTGGTCGACGTCTACAGCACGTTCCTCCAGCGCGCCTACGACCAGATCTTCCAGGAGGTCTCGCTCCAGAACCTCCCGGTCGTCTTCTGCCTCGACCGCGCCGGGCTCGTGGGCGCCGACGGGCCGACCCACCACGGCAGCTACGACCTGGCCTACATGCGGGCCTTCCCCAACATGGTCGTCATGGCCCCCGGCGACCGCCGCGACATCAGCCCGATGCTCGACTTCGCCCTCGGCCACGACGCGCCGGTCTCCATCCGCTACCCCCGCGCCAACCTCGAATCCGTCGAGCGCGACGTCCAGCCGATCGAGCTGGGCCAGGCCGAGGTCATCGAGTGGGAGAGCGACGGCATGATCATCGCCTGCGGCTCGCTCCTGGGCGCCAGCCTCCAGGCGGCGGCCCGGCTGCACGCGCGGTACGGCCTGCACGTGGGCGTGATCAACGCCCGGTTCGTCAAGCCGCTCGACCGGGCGACGATCGGCAAGGCGATCGAGGAGGCCGGGTTCGTGCTGACCGTCGAGGAAGGCTGCCTCCCCGGCGGGTTCGGCTCGGCCGTCCTGGAAGCCGCCAACGACGCCGGCCTGCCCACGCGGCACGTCCGACGCCTGGGCCTCCCCGACCGCTTCGTCCTCCACGCCGAGCGCGACGAGCAGCTCGCCGAGGTGGGCCTGGACGTCGACGGGATCACCGCCGCCGCCCTGGAGATGGCCCGCGCCGTCGGCCTGGAATTCACCGACCTGGCCGCCGAGTCGGAGTCGGGGTCTCATCCAGCCCCGGCGTCGATCGCCGACGGCGGGGCGCACCCGAACGCGAACGGCTCGGCGGTCGTCGCCGCCTCCCCTTCCCAGCAGTAA
- a CDS encoding NAD(+)/NADH kinase, producing MATTLETPGPPGRYHPLRLMILGNGTREEVQDYVERVAAAIRAVPRFALVGIDLSADSDLSQCPADVAVVVGGDGTVLHTVRRMADRPTPILGVNAGRLGFLADLTVETFVERLPDLAARRYTIENLMTMSVKVISARGPTRVFHALNDAVLRAAPYFRIVEIGLSIDGESVMSYRGDGLILATPAGSTAHSLSAGGPILPPSAHMFVVTPICAHTLTQRPLVDSGHKTYELVVRGEGIAMILVIDGQIQIPLQSGDRVIVRRGDSHFPIIRLPGHSFYSTLRDKLGWGAYPAGDRGPRS from the coding sequence ATGGCGACGACCCTCGAAACGCCCGGCCCGCCGGGACGCTACCACCCGCTTCGACTGATGATCCTGGGCAACGGCACCCGTGAGGAGGTCCAGGATTACGTCGAACGGGTGGCCGCCGCGATCCGGGCCGTCCCCCGATTCGCCCTGGTGGGGATCGACCTCTCGGCGGATTCGGACCTCTCCCAGTGCCCGGCCGACGTCGCGGTGGTCGTCGGCGGCGACGGCACGGTGCTGCACACCGTCCGCCGGATGGCCGACAGGCCGACCCCGATCCTGGGCGTCAACGCCGGCCGGCTCGGCTTCCTCGCCGACCTGACCGTCGAGACCTTCGTCGAACGGCTCCCCGACCTGGCCGCCCGCCGGTACACGATCGAGAATCTCATGACCATGTCGGTCAAGGTGATCTCGGCCCGGGGGCCGACCCGGGTCTTCCACGCCCTCAACGACGCCGTGCTCCGCGCCGCGCCCTACTTCCGAATCGTCGAGATCGGCCTGTCCATCGACGGCGAGAGCGTGATGTCCTATCGGGGCGACGGCCTGATCCTGGCCACGCCCGCCGGCTCCACCGCGCACAGCCTCTCGGCCGGCGGCCCGATCCTCCCCCCCAGCGCCCACATGTTCGTCGTCACGCCGATCTGCGCCCACACGCTCACCCAGCGCCCGCTGGTCGACAGCGGCCACAAGACCTACGAGCTGGTGGTCCGGGGCGAGGGGATCGCCATGATCCTCGTCATCGACGGTCAGATCCAGATCCCGCTCCAGTCGGGCGACCGCGTGATCGTCCGCCGCGGCGATTCCCATTTCCCCATCATCCGCCTCCCCGGCCACAGCTTCTACAGCACCCTCCGCGACAAGCTCGGCTGGGGCGCCTACCCCGCCGGCGACCGCGGCCCCCGCTCCTGA